CTCCCCTCTCGCTTGTATAAGCGATTCCAGCCACATTCCTTAACTTGTCTTTATCTAACCCATTTCTCTCAATAATATTCACCAGCTCCAGAGTAGTGAATTCGCCCTCTCCCCTCACCACGACATCCACTCCATTGCTTAAGGTCTCTTGATACATAAATGTGGCGTGAGGACCGCCCATAATCACGGGTAAGTCCTTATCGTACTCCTTGACAGCCTTGACTGCATCATATGCCTTATATATGGTGGGCGTCATCGAAGTTATGCCCACGACATCTGGATGCCAAGTCCTCATTTCATTAATGAAAGCAGTTAAATCTATCCCAATTGTCGGCGAGTCAATTATCCTGACGCTGTGCCCGCCCTGCTCCAGAACCGCCGCTATCCATGCTAATCCAAGCGGCGGCGCCCTTAATCCAAGTACTTTATATAGCTCCATTTTCTCTATGCCGGGTGGAACGGCGAGGAGGACCTTCATGTAAATCACTTGAATGCCATCGGTGCCTTAACCTTCACTTTAGATATGTCCTCAGAAAGCTTGCGCCAATCCGCTGAGTTATATATGCAGCCTGGATCCGGTGCAAGCACGTCGCCAAAGTAATTATAGGCCCTGGCCCTGCATCCCCCGCATATCAATTTATAGGGGCATTGGCCGCAGAATCCCTTTAGTAGATCGCGGTTTCTGAAGTTCTCCATGAATGGGTCCATCCATATATCCCAGAATGATTTGATGCGGAGATTACCTATTGGGCGCGGAAGAAAAACACAGGGAGTTAATGTTCCTTCGGGCTCAATTGCTGCATAAACCCTACCTGCCCCGCATCCTCCAATGAATTCCGTTAATTCCTTAGTGATGGGGTCGCTCGCTACTACGAAGTGAGTTGGAGAAGAATCGCTGCCCTCGCTTAATTGATTCACTACCCTACCATACTGAGGAGCCGTGCTTATTATCTCCATCTTCCTTCGCTTCATTTCGCCATATATGTGCCTGAGAANCTCCTCGCGCTCCTCTGGAGATAGATCTATCTCCAAATTCTCACGGCCACGACCCACGGGAACGAAGTTGAAGAATATCACCTTAGAGACCCCAATTTCCTGCGCTAGATCTATTATTTTGTCGACCTCGCCTATATTAACCTTGGTGATCGTGAAGGCCAGCGCAGTGCTGAAGCCAAGCTTGACGGCGTTACGTAATCCGGCAACTGCCTTATCCCACGCCCCCTTCACTCCCCTGAACTTATCGTGAATAGCTGGATCGGCCGCATCTATGCTTATCTCCACATATCGAAGGCCCGCTCTACGGGCCCGTTCGGCAAATTCGATATTTGAGAAAGTCAATCCATTAGTGGCCACGGCCGAATAAAGGCCTCGCCGCGATATCTCCGCTAGGACGGGCCAGAAATCCCTATGAACAGTCGGTTCACCGCCGGATAATGCTATGGCTGGTACGCCGGCCTCATCTAGCTCCTTCACTATCTTGAGTTTCTCTTCAAGCGTTAATTCATTGGGTAATGGTTTCCCCGCGTTCTGATAGCAATGAATGCATCTAAGGTTACAGGAATTAGTGAAGTTCCATACTATGAAGAATGGAGCCGGCAATCTCTGGGGCGTGGTGACGCCGAATAATGCTATGCCCCTCAGCGTAGTGATGAGCCCTTTCCTCACCGCTGGATCGCTTAACATCCGTTTCAATGCATCCTCATCCGAGCGTAGATACGCAGTGGCTAGTTTCAGGCCCATCTCTAGGAGAG
This genomic window from Thermocladium sp. ECH_B contains:
- a CDS encoding heme biosynthesis protein; this translates as MPEIDDIIERKAASSDATGTIVAAIRLLNKGVTRWALRALMKEVEMRGERKPLMEWALAKYAGEEQCPTIAHLISPLLEMGLKLATAYLRSDEDALKRMLSDPAVRKGLITTLRGIALFGVTTPQRLPAPFFIVWNFTNSCNLRCIHCYQNAGKPLPNELTLEEKLKIVKELDEAGVPAIALSGGEPTVHRDFWPVLAEISRRGLYSAVATNGLTFSNIEFAERARRAGLRYVEISIDAADPAIHDKFRGVKGAWDKAVAGLRNAVKLGFSTALAFTITKVNIGEVDKIIDLAQEIGVSKVIFFNFVPVGRGRENLEIDLSPEEREEXLRHIYGEMKRRKMEIISTAPQYGRVVNQLSEGSDSSPTHFVVASDPITKELTEFIGGCGAGRVYAAIEPEGTLTPCVFLPRPIGNLRIKSFWDIWMDPFMENFRNRDLLKGFCGQCPYKLICGGCRARAYNYFGDVLAPDPGCIYNSADWRKLSEDISKVKVKAPMAFK